CACCCCATACGTGGCGAGGAACCACAGACCTCCGCGGTTCTGCGAGAAGGCGAACCCCACTGCTCTGCCGGCGCCGGCTTCCTCGTCAGCCGCGACCCAGCACCCGCCCGGATCAACGCTCAGGTAGAAGCGCATCCGGTCGATCCACTGCTTCGAGGCCGCCGCCGACCGCGGCTCGGCCTCCGGATCGCTGACCCGTCTGGTAGTTCGCTCTGCCTCGAAGAACGTCACCGCTGAAGCTCGCTCCGCCGAAGGGAGATCGTCCTCTTGCATCGGCCTGACCTGCACAGAGTCCATCATTTCAGCGTAGGGATTGGCCAGGCCAGGACGCATTCGATTTTCCAGCTGGGAGTATCTGCTCGATCAGCTAACTCGTTGTTCAGTGCATGCTCAGCAGGGGTGACCTGACCGACAAGGAATGGAAAGTGCTGGAGCCGCTGCTGCCCGAGGGTAATAACCGGTACGGCCGGTGGCGGGACCACCGGCAGCTGATCTATGGGATCAGTCACCGGCTCAGCAACGGCTGTCAGTGGCGCAAGCTGCCCGAACGCTTCGGCCCCTGCCAGACCGTCCACAAGCGGCACTTGCTGTGGTCGGCCGACGGGACCTGGGAGAGGCTGCTCAGACACGTCCAGGCCATAGCCGACGCCGCAGGCGATATCGACTGGGATATCAATGTCGACTCCACCTCGATTCGCGCCCACCAGCATGCCGCCGGGGCACGCTTCGCCGGCGGGTGACCGCGGCGACGAACAAGGTCGAGTCGTTCAACCGGTTCTCCCAGCGGGTCGGCTTCGGCAACCAGGGCGTCCTCGCCGACAACGACCCCATCGAGCAGGAGAAGGCGATGAAGTTCAACGCTCTGCTCACCAACGCGGTCATTTTTCACAACGCCCTGGACATCGCGGAGATCGTCCGCCAGCTCCTGGAGGAGGACTGGGAGATCGACCCGGAGGACCTGGCCCACATCTCGCCGTACCTGACCGAGCACATCCGCCGCTTCGGCGAGTACTCCACCCACGAACTCGGACTTCAACCCGAGGCGTACGACCCGCACCTGGACGTCGACTTCAGCCCGCTGCGCGACGACGACCCGCCAGCCCCGGACGGCTACGGCCAAGCGGCCTGATCAGGCGAAGTCGGGCGGCGAGCTGTCAGGGATGTCGGCCATGGCTCGGTCACGAACTCTCGCTGGCGGAACTCGGACGGACTGGCCTCCTGCGAGCTCGTCGAGGAGCTTTCGCAGCCTGTCCCTCTCGGACTCGATCGCCGAGAGGCAGCGTGGGCCAGCTCGATGCTGATGGCGCCGTGCAAGTGGACATCGACGCCGTCCCGGTGCGCGACGGGGATGCCGCGCAGGGCGCGGGCGAGCTGGACGACGGTGGCGAAGACGGGTAGGTGCCGGTCCATTCAGTCGTGGGCGGTCCGGCCGGAGTCACCTCCTGTGCCTCCGGCCGGACCGGCCTGTTCTTCGGCCTGGGGGCTAGCTCCGGGGCCCGAATGCTACCGGTCACCGTGTGTAGAGCTGTGCGATGGCTGGTCGCGCTCGCACCCGGCGCCACGGACGAGCCACGGGTAGGCGCGGACGTGAGCGGCGGCCTCTGTCGAGCGTCTCTGTGGATGAGGGCCGGATGTGAGGGCCCGGCTAAGCTTCGCTCCGCTTCTTCAGGCGGCTGCCGCGTGGAAGGGTGACGGACATGATGTCGCTGGGGGCGTCCAGTGCGATGCGGTGCCATCGCCCGCGCGGGACGATGACCGCCGTTCCCGCCGCCAGCTTGATCTCCTCCTCCTTCTCGCCCGGCTGCTGCGGGCGGAAGCAGAGACGTATCCCGCCGCTGAGGCAGGACACGACTTCGTCCGCGGCGGAGTGGACTTCCCAGTGGTCGGCGTGGACGTCGGCGCCGGTCTCCACATGGAAGGTCATCAACTGCCAGCCGTCCCGCTCGGGGTCGAACACGGGTTGTGCGGCGCGCACCTGGCCGCCTTGGTCAAGGTGGATGAAGGAGGCGAAGAGATCGATCGGGGCAACGGTCATGCCGACACATCCATTCTGCGGTCATCGTTCATCTGGTCAGGTGTAGGGCTTGGGGCCAGCCTGGTTGGCCCGGCCGCCTACGGGGCCAGGGCTCGGCGAGCTGCCGCTGCGACACCTCAGCGGACAGGACCGCCTGCGAGCCGTGGAACGTGCCGGGCCACTGGTGCAACCCGACCGGGACGCCCGCCTGCAGCAGACGCAGTGCGTAGTCGATGCCTTCGTCGCGCAGCGGGTCGAACTCCGCGGTGGCGATGTAGGCCGGTGGCAGGCCGGATAGATCGGCGGCCGGGCCGCGGCCTCCCCAGCCCGGTCAGCGGTACATCGCCACGCGGTAGAGCGCCGCAAGCGCGTCGTCGATGGGATGCGGCTGCGGCTTGCCGGAGGAGTCGAACCCGTTCCACCTCTGCAGGTTCACCGCGACCGCCATCTGCCGCTTGCCGTCGGCACGGGTCATGGCCAGCGCTCCACCACCCCAGACCGTGCCGCCATGGCCCCAGAAGATGCCCTGCCCGGGACCCTCCATCGGGTACAGGCCGAGGCCGTAGTCGATCGTCTTTCCCTCCTGGGAGACGACCGGGACAGTGCGTTGCATCTGCGCCAGCGACGACGGACTGACGATCTCCCCGGCCAGCAGCATGCCGAAGAAGCGATTGAGGTCGGTGACGGTCGATATCAGCGAGGCAGAAGGGCCCGCGTATGACATGTCGAAGACGCTGTAGTCGCGCGGCGGGTCGATCATGCCGAACCATGCCTCGTAGAGCTGCGAGTGCGGGCCTTCGACGTACGGGCCGGCGGGGAATCCGGTGTCCCGGAGCCCGGCGTGCTCGATGACGTTCCGGGTGATGCATAACTCGGCCGTTGTGCCGCTCACCTCTTCCAGGAGTTGGGCGAGGAGCAGGTAGTTGGTGTTGGAGTACACCCCCGGAGTGCCGCCCGGGGTGCCGACGGCAGGTGCGGTGACCCCCATCTCGATCAGTTCGGCGGGGTCGAACCGCGTATGCCGGTGATCGTCCAGGCTCTGCGGCCTGGTATCCGCGGCGACGGGGAACGCCTTGAGGGAGGGGTAGGCGTACGGGAGGTACTCGGCGAGGCCGCTGGTGTGGTTGATCAGCATCCGGACCGTGATCGCGTCACCGCGTTCCCCGGGAACCAGCTTCGGAAGGTACCGGCCGATCGGTGTGTCGAGACCGATCTGACCGCTCTCGACCTGTTGCAGGACCGCTGCGGCGGTGAAGGTCTTGGTGATGCTGCCGACTCGGTGCCGCATGTCGGCGGTGACGGGACGGCCGGTGGCGACATCGGCGACCCCGGCGGCACCGCGCCAGACCTGGTCACCGTCTCGCACCTCGGCGAACAGGCCCGGTAGCCCGGCGCGGTGGACGTCTTCGAGGGCTGCGTTCAGCGCCGCGGAATCCAGTGGGCTCTTCACGTCATGCGTCCTTTCGTGTTCCCCGGGGTGAGCTCCGCATCGGTCGCTGACCCGGACAACAGGGCACGAGTGGCATGCCGGCCCGCCCGGCATACTCATGTCCTCATTATGCACGCGGCGCGTGCATCGCCAAGTGCATAGGTTAGACTGAGTCCGACGAGAGGGGCGAAATGACAGGTCGAAAGCGTTGGTCGACCGAGGAAATCCTGGATGTAGCAGTGGAGTTGCTGCGCACAGGCGACACAGAGTCGTTCAGCGTGCGCAAGCTCGCCGCGACCCTTGGGACCGATTCCTCCAGCCTCTACCGGCACTTCCGCAGCAAGACGGAACTGCTGCGTGCGGTCGCCGACCGGATCCTCCTGGCTTCCATGGACGGCTACCGCCCCGAGGGCGACTGGAAGCAGCGCATCACCGCCCTGGCCCTGCGCGTGAGGGAGGCGTTCGGCCGGCAGCCCCAGCTCGCCGCGGTCTGGGGACGGTACGCGTCAGGCGGCGCCGGTTCCCGGCTGGTCGTGGAAGAGGTGCTGCAGGCCCTGCGTGCGTCGGGACTGCCCGACGAGGAGATCCCGGCGCGCTACCACCGGCTCGCGGTCCTCATCGCCGCGCTGATCGCCTCCGAGGCCGGAGTCAGCACCATCACTTCGGAAGAGTACGAACAGGGCATGGAGCTCTTCCGTGTCACGGTACTCGGCGCCGACCCCGAACGCTTCCCCGCCCTGGCCTCCTTCGCCCGCGACGTCCGCCCCCTGGGGGTGGATCGCCGCGCCGCGTTCGAAGAGATCCTCGCCGCCCACCTCGCCCACATCGAGGCCGCAATCTGCCCGAGCTAGCCGATCGGCTCGTGAGTGTCGGCAAACGATCCTTTGAAGACAGGGCGGCAGCGTGCCCAATGAACCCGTGTGATCCGGGGGTTCGCGGCGGCTCGAATCAAATCAGATCCGACGGTGATTGATGACAGGGTTTGACGACGGATGGGGTCCATTCCTCCGTACGAAAGGGGCCCCTCGGTGGCGAACCTGATCTACAAGCGTGTCTCGACCGACCAGCAGTCGACCGCCCGGCAGAACCTCGTCCTGGACGAGGCCGGGATCGAGGACCCGATCGTCTTCGAGGAAGAGGCCGGCACCTCCAGCCGCTGCTCGGGCTCGATGCGGTCGGCGGCCGCCGGTA
This genomic stretch from Streptomyces nigrescens harbors:
- a CDS encoding IS5 family transposase produces the protein MLSRGDLTDKEWKVLEPLLPEGNNRYGRWRDHRQLIYGISHRLSNGCQWRKLPERFGPCQTVHKRHLLWSADGTWERLLRHVQAIADAAGDIDWDINVDSTSIRAHQHAAGARFAGG
- a CDS encoding Tn3 family transposase, with amino-acid sequence MTAATNKVESFNRFSQRVGFGNQGVLADNDPIEQEKAMKFNALLTNAVIFHNALDIAEIVRQLLEEDWEIDPEDLAHISPYLTEHIRRFGEYSTHELGLQPEAYDPHLDVDFSPLRDDDPPAPDGYGQAA
- a CDS encoding cupin domain-containing protein, with product MTVAPIDLFASFIHLDQGGQVRAAQPVFDPERDGWQLMTFHVETGADVHADHWEVHSAADEVVSCLSGGIRLCFRPQQPGEKEEEIKLAAGTAVIVPRGRWHRIALDAPSDIMSVTLPRGSRLKKRSEA
- a CDS encoding serine hydrolase domain-containing protein, translated to MKSPLDSAALNAALEDVHRAGLPGLFAEVRDGDQVWRGAAGVADVATGRPVTADMRHRVGSITKTFTAAAVLQQVESGQIGLDTPIGRYLPKLVPGERGDAITVRMLINHTSGLAEYLPYAYPSLKAFPVAADTRPQSLDDHRHTRFDPAELIEMGVTAPAVGTPGGTPGVYSNTNYLLLAQLLEEVSGTTAELCITRNVIEHAGLRDTGFPAGPYVEGPHSQLYEAWFGMIDPPRDYSVFDMSYAGPSASLISTVTDLNRFFGMLLAGEIVSPSSLAQMQRTVPVVSQEGKTIDYGLGLYPMEGPGQGIFWGHGGTVWGGGALAMTRADGKRQMAVAVNLQRWNGFDSSGKPQPHPIDDALAALYRVAMYR
- a CDS encoding TetR/AcrR family transcriptional regulator, producing the protein MTGRKRWSTEEILDVAVELLRTGDTESFSVRKLAATLGTDSSSLYRHFRSKTELLRAVADRILLASMDGYRPEGDWKQRITALALRVREAFGRQPQLAAVWGRYASGGAGSRLVVEEVLQALRASGLPDEEIPARYHRLAVLIAALIASEAGVSTITSEEYEQGMELFRVTVLGADPERFPALASFARDVRPLGVDRRAAFEEILAAHLAHIEAAICPS